A region from the bacterium genome encodes:
- a CDS encoding diguanylate cyclase, translated as MGTYLIKRLLGAIPLLLGVATLIFVVLNLAPGDPTAHFYSAAASPEVIEQLRRTYGLDQPLHVRYLAWLRAFVTGDFGSSLAQGRPVLDIILDALPNTILLTGTSLVLVFVLGVAMGVYQAVRQHRLADRILSVVALFFYSMPSFWLGLMLMLVFAYKAHQWGWPIALPPTGVTSIDYEFLSPLGKLRDRIEHMVLPVLTLTLVLAAGIARYTRGQMLEVIRQDYIRTARAKGLPERTVILRHALRNSLIPVITLLGLYLPFLFSGAVFVETIFAWPGMGREIVNAIAQRDYPVVMATSFLFAVLVVVGNLLADVLYAVADPRIRYD; from the coding sequence ATGGGCACCTACCTCATCAAGCGACTGCTCGGCGCGATCCCTCTGCTGCTGGGCGTCGCCACGCTCATCTTCGTCGTCCTGAACCTCGCGCCCGGCGATCCCACCGCGCACTTCTACAGCGCCGCGGCGTCGCCCGAGGTGATCGAGCAGCTCCGCCGCACGTATGGCCTCGACCAGCCCCTCCACGTGCGCTACCTCGCCTGGCTGCGCGCGTTCGTCACCGGCGACTTCGGCTCCTCGCTCGCCCAGGGCCGGCCCGTGCTGGACATCATCCTCGACGCGCTGCCCAACACCATCCTCCTGACGGGCACCTCGCTGGTGCTGGTGTTCGTGCTGGGCGTGGCCATGGGCGTCTATCAGGCCGTGCGGCAGCACCGGCTGGCGGACCGCATCCTCAGCGTGGTCGCGCTGTTCTTCTACTCGATGCCCTCGTTCTGGCTCGGGCTCATGCTGATGCTGGTCTTCGCCTACAAGGCGCACCAGTGGGGTTGGCCGATCGCGCTGCCGCCCACGGGCGTCACGAGCATCGACTACGAGTTCCTCTCCCCTCTGGGCAAACTCCGGGACCGCATCGAGCACATGGTCCTGCCCGTCCTCACCCTGACGCTCGTCCTCGCGGCCGGGATCGCGCGCTACACGCGCGGCCAGATGCTCGAGGTCATCCGTCAGGACTACATCCGGACGGCGCGTGCGAAGGGGTTGCCCGAGCGCACGGTGATCCTCCGGCACGCGCTGCGCAACTCGCTCATCCCGGTGATCACGTTGCTCGGGCTGTACCTGCCGTTCCTGTTCAGCGGCGCGGTGTTCGTGGAGACGATCTTCGCCTGGCCGGGCATGGGGCGGGAGATCGTGAACGCCATCGCCCAGCGCGACTACCCGGTGGTCATGGCCACCAGCTTCCTGTTCGCGGTGCTGGTCGTGGTCGGCAACCTGCTGGCCGACGTGCTCTACGCGGTCGCCGACCCGCGCATCCGATACGATTAG
- a CDS encoding peptide ABC transporter permease, producing the protein MLLPGTGHLAVGAPARGLAILLPWGLLLGLAYLVRARLAAVPRTGSLDDWVAAITLVGSIGLLWAYALYDLLVARRRTTVRDSQWRIAARHFKRNRVALAGLAVIVVLYLAALLAPLIAPYDPIAIGDLVETGFLPPSREHWLGTDRFGRDVFSRILYGARVSLSIGFIATAISVTVGLLLGAVAGYVGGRVDAVIMRFTDMVLAFPRLILLILVVALFEPSLSVIIIVLGLTQWPGTTRIVRGDVLSLREREFIHAARALGMSGPRIILRHLVPNVLAPVIVAATLGIGNTIVLEAGLSFLGLGVPEPAPSWGKMVAEGSEVLFNAWWLATFPGLAIVVTVLAFNLVGDGLRDALDPRLRS; encoded by the coding sequence ATGCTGCTGCCCGGCACGGGCCACCTCGCGGTCGGCGCGCCGGCGCGCGGCCTCGCCATCCTGCTGCCGTGGGGCCTGCTGCTCGGCCTGGCCTACCTGGTCCGCGCGCGTCTCGCCGCGGTCCCCCGGACGGGGTCGCTGGACGACTGGGTCGCCGCCATCACACTCGTAGGCTCCATCGGGCTGCTGTGGGCCTACGCACTCTACGACCTGCTCGTCGCGCGCCGCCGCACGACGGTTCGCGACTCCCAGTGGCGTATCGCGGCGCGCCACTTCAAGCGCAACCGCGTCGCGCTCGCGGGCCTCGCGGTCATCGTGGTGCTGTACCTGGCGGCGCTGCTCGCGCCGCTGATCGCGCCGTACGACCCCATCGCCATCGGCGATCTGGTCGAGACCGGCTTCCTGCCGCCGTCCCGGGAGCACTGGCTCGGCACGGACCGCTTCGGCCGCGACGTGTTCAGCCGCATCCTCTACGGGGCCCGGGTCTCGCTGTCCATCGGCTTCATCGCCACCGCCATCAGCGTGACCGTCGGCCTGCTGCTCGGCGCGGTGGCGGGCTACGTCGGCGGGCGGGTGGACGCCGTGATCATGCGGTTCACGGACATGGTGCTCGCGTTCCCGCGGCTGATCCTGCTGATCCTCGTGGTCGCGTTGTTCGAGCCCTCGCTCTCCGTCATCATCATCGTGCTGGGGCTGACGCAGTGGCCCGGCACCACGCGGATCGTGCGTGGCGATGTGTTGAGTCTCCGCGAGCGGGAGTTCATCCACGCGGCCCGGGCGCTCGGCATGAGCGGGCCGCGCATCATCCTCCGCCACCTGGTCCCCAACGTCCTGGCGCCGGTCATCGTCGCGGCGACGCTGGGCATCGGCAACACGATCGTGCTGGAAGCCGGCCTCTCGTTCCTCGGGCTGGGCGTGCCGGAGCCCGCGCCGTCCTGGGGCAAGATGGTGGCGGAGGGGAGCGAGGTCCTGTTCAACGCCTGGTGGCTCGCCACGTTCCCGGGCCTCGCGATCGTCGTGACCGTGCTCGCGTTCAACCTGGTGGGGGACGGGCTGCGTGACGCGCTCGACCCGCGGCTGAGGAGCTGA